From [Clostridium] symbiosum, a single genomic window includes:
- a CDS encoding 5'-methylthioadenosine/adenosylhomocysteine nucleosidase, which yields MFGIIGAMNEEVAKIKEEMTDVTITTVAGMDFYEGKLNGKDAVVVRSGIGKVNAGMCSQILADRFHVDAIVNTGIAGSLRNEINIGDIVLSTDAVQHDMDASGFGYKKGQIPRVDTFAFKADEGLIELALQCNREVNPDIQTFKGRVVSGDQFISDKDKKKWLIETFDASCTEMEGAAIAQAAYLNQIPYLVIRAISDKADDSAGMDYPVFEAQAIRHSVRLLLEMVSRA from the coding sequence ATGTTTGGAATTATTGGCGCAATGAATGAGGAAGTTGCTAAAATTAAAGAAGAGATGACGGATGTCACGATCACAACCGTGGCCGGCATGGATTTTTATGAAGGAAAACTGAACGGGAAGGACGCGGTTGTGGTCCGCTCCGGTATCGGCAAAGTCAATGCTGGCATGTGCAGCCAGATTCTGGCCGACCGCTTCCATGTTGACGCGATTGTCAACACGGGGATTGCAGGTTCACTGAGGAACGAGATCAATATCGGTGATATTGTACTTTCCACCGATGCCGTGCAGCACGATATGGATGCCAGCGGCTTTGGTTATAAGAAGGGACAGATTCCCAGAGTCGACACCTTTGCATTTAAGGCGGATGAGGGACTGATTGAACTGGCGCTTCAGTGCAACCGGGAAGTGAATCCCGATATTCAGACGTTTAAGGGCCGCGTTGTGAGCGGGGATCAGTTTATTTCAGATAAAGATAAGAAAAAATGGCTGATCGAGACATTTGACGCAAGCTGTACGGAGATGGAGGGAGCGGCCATCGCACAGGCGGCCTATCTGAATCAGATACCGTATCTTGTAATCAGGGCAATCTCCGATAAAGCCGACGACAGCGCCGGAATGGATTACCCCGTATTCGAGGCGCAGGCAATCCGGCATTCGGTACGGCTCCTGCTGGAAATGGTGTCCAGAGCGTAG
- a CDS encoding TIGR03905 family TSCPD domain-containing protein, whose amino-acid sequence MKFKTQGVCSREISFDVENNKLKNVHFIGGCSGNTQGVARLVEGMDIDDVIARTEGINCGFRPTSCPDQLARALKQYKAEQAGR is encoded by the coding sequence ATGAAGTTTAAAACGCAGGGAGTCTGTTCCCGTGAAATCAGTTTCGATGTGGAGAATAACAAGCTTAAAAATGTACATTTTATCGGCGGCTGTTCCGGTAATACCCAGGGCGTGGCCCGTCTTGTAGAAGGCATGGATATCGACGATGTAATTGCCCGCACAGAGGGTATCAACTGCGGATTCCGCCCTACTTCCTGTCCGGATCAGCTTGCCAGGGCGTTAAAGCAGTATAAAGCCGAACAGGCCGGCCGCTAA